The following proteins are encoded in a genomic region of Enoplosus armatus isolate fEnoArm2 chromosome 11, fEnoArm2.hap1, whole genome shotgun sequence:
- the LOC139292220 gene encoding olfactory receptor 6N2-like, whose amino-acid sequence MDDELNATYITLGGHVEVHKYRYSYFLIMFTVYILTICFNVTIVFLIWIHKNLHEPMYIFIAALLLNSVVFSTAMYPKLLIDVLSDKQIISYSACLFQFFLYYCLGGSEFLLLSAMAYDRYVSICKPLQYATIMRKTTVSIFLALAWLVPACQIAFPVILSADMKLCHLTLNAIFCNNSLYSLHCVTSRARSIFGVIALLNIALFPLLYIVFTYTRILIISYRSSRNVRKKAAQTCLPHLLVLISFSCFCAYDVIAARVGSDFPKTVRFIMTLQAVLYHPLFNPIIYGLKMKEIFKHLKRLFCQTKVI is encoded by the coding sequence ATGGATGATGAACTTAATGCAACATATATAACTCTTGGTGGTCATGTGGAAGTGCACAAATACAGATATTCTTATTTTTTGATCATGTTCACAGTATATATTCTAACCATCTGCTTTAATGTCACCATTGTGTTCCTGATTTGGATACACAAGAACCTCCATGAGCCtatgtacattttcattgcagCTTTGCTTCTGAACTCTGTTGTTTTCAGCACTGCTATGTACCCAAAGTTGTTAATTGACGTTTTATCTGATAAACAGATCATATCTTATTCAGCCTGTCTCTTTCAATTTTTTCTATATTACTGTTTAGGCGGTTCAGAGTTCTTACTGCTGTCAGCCATGGCCTATGACAGGTATGTGTCTATATGTAAACCTCTGCAATATGCAACCATCATGAGGAAAACCACCGTGAGCATCTTCCTGGCTTTAGCTTGGCTTGTGCCTGCTTGTCAGATTGCATTCCCAGTTATACTGAGTGCTGACATGAAACTCTgtcatttaactttaaatgcaattttttGTAATAATTCCCTTTACAGTCTCCACTGTGTGACTTCCAGAGCACGGTCCATATTTGGTGTTATTGCTCTGCTAAACATTGCCCTTTTCCCTTTGCTCTACATAGTTTTTACATACACCAGGATACTAATAATATCCTATCGAAGTAGTagaaatgtcaggaaaaaagCTGCACAGACCTGTTTACCCCACCTGTTGGTTTTAATcagcttttcctgtttttgtgcataTGATGTCATTGCAGCTCGAGTGGGATCAGATTTTCCAAAAACTGTACGTTTCATTATGACTTTACAAGCGGTTTTGTATCATCCTCTCTTCAATCCAATAATATATGgactaaaaatgaaagaaatctttaaacacctgaagaggttgtTCTGTCAAACTAAAGTGATCTAA